One genomic segment of Rivularia sp. PCC 7116 includes these proteins:
- a CDS encoding efflux RND transporter periplasmic adaptor subunit encodes MNQQSIPEVSERVKSSPFTRLQLISASLLILLAGVGIGKFTGIETNNSPVQAQTKATPLPVKTTEIELAQNYQTTQSYTGEVVANRTSEVGFERGGKLIEILVDEGDRVSKGAVLAKLDTANLQAQRRSLVAQKAQAEARLVELKNGARREQITAARARVRDIEKQLKLERLKSDRRKYLYEEGAISREQFDEVAFNSQALSERLNNARSGLEELLNGTRYEQKAAQKAAVEQLSAEISNLDITITKSVLKAPFSGTVGVRSVDEGTVVETGKSIVRLVENSNREVKIGVPINIARKLTPKSQKELEIGGKIYSARVKSILPEVDTATRTRTVILQLPSTAQVSPQEIARLKIIQNIATEGYWLPITALVKGERGLWSCYAVVDEKDGNSKVERRLIEVLETNGKRVLVRGTIQAGDAIVIDGVQRLVTGQLVSKMSGE; translated from the coding sequence ATGAATCAGCAGTCTATTCCAGAAGTTTCGGAGCGGGTAAAATCATCTCCATTCACGAGGTTACAGTTAATTTCGGCTAGTTTGCTTATCTTACTTGCTGGTGTGGGAATTGGTAAATTTACTGGAATTGAAACGAATAATTCCCCAGTGCAAGCACAAACGAAAGCGACACCACTTCCGGTTAAAACGACCGAAATTGAATTAGCTCAAAATTATCAGACAACGCAAAGCTATACGGGGGAAGTAGTAGCGAACCGTACTAGCGAGGTTGGTTTCGAGCGTGGTGGAAAGTTAATAGAAATCTTAGTGGATGAGGGAGACAGGGTTAGCAAAGGAGCGGTATTAGCTAAATTAGATACAGCGAATTTACAAGCACAGCGTCGCTCTTTGGTTGCTCAGAAAGCACAAGCAGAAGCGAGACTGGTGGAACTGAAAAATGGTGCGAGAAGGGAACAGATAACAGCAGCCAGAGCTAGAGTTAGGGATATTGAAAAGCAATTGAAATTAGAAAGATTGAAGAGCGATCGCCGAAAATATCTTTACGAGGAAGGAGCGATTTCGAGAGAACAATTCGATGAAGTTGCTTTCAATTCTCAAGCTTTATCGGAGCGTTTGAATAATGCTCGAAGCGGTTTAGAAGAATTGCTTAATGGGACTCGATACGAACAAAAAGCAGCCCAAAAAGCCGCAGTTGAGCAATTATCGGCAGAAATTAGCAATTTAGATATTACTATCACTAAAAGTGTTTTGAAAGCTCCTTTTTCCGGGACAGTTGGAGTTCGTTCTGTTGATGAGGGAACGGTAGTTGAAACGGGTAAATCGATAGTACGTTTAGTTGAAAACAGTAATCGGGAAGTCAAAATTGGGGTTCCGATTAATATAGCGAGGAAATTAACACCCAAGAGTCAGAAAGAATTAGAAATTGGGGGAAAAATTTATTCTGCTAGAGTAAAGTCAATTTTACCGGAAGTTGATACAGCTACTCGGACTCGGACAGTTATTTTACAGTTACCATCAACCGCTCAAGTTTCACCTCAAGAAATTGCTCGCTTAAAAATTATTCAAAATATTGCTACTGAAGGTTATTGGTTGCCGATAACAGCATTAGTAAAAGGAGAGCGGGGTTTGTGGTCATGTTATGCGGTTGTTGATGAAAAAGATGGTAATTCAAAAGTCGAACGTAGATTAATAGAAGTATTAGAAACTAATGGGAAAAGAGTTTTAGTTAGAGGAACAATTCAAGCCGGAGACGCAATTGTTATTGATGGTGTTCAAAGGCTTGTTACCGGTCAATTGGTTAGTAAAATGAGTGGAGAGTAG
- a CDS encoding GNAT family N-acetyltransferase yields MNTTTAIIRVAKLDDTDSIMSLADAVGLFEGEELEVLGDMLGGYFDGSLGEGHSWIVCDDGGVVGVGYFAPEQYAYGVYNLYFIAVHPKYQGKGYGTAMVKHVEKTLKEQGERLLLVETSGLPNFELTRKFYRKQGYEEEARIRDYYKPGDDKIIFRKAL; encoded by the coding sequence ATGAATACTACCACAGCAATAATTCGAGTTGCCAAACTCGATGATACAGACTCCATAATGAGCTTGGCTGATGCAGTTGGTTTATTTGAAGGGGAGGAACTTGAAGTACTCGGTGATATGCTGGGTGGTTATTTTGACGGTAGTCTTGGGGAAGGACATTCTTGGATTGTTTGCGACGATGGTGGAGTCGTGGGAGTTGGGTATTTTGCACCGGAACAATATGCTTACGGTGTTTATAATCTGTACTTTATTGCAGTTCATCCCAAGTATCAGGGAAAAGGGTATGGCACTGCAATGGTTAAACATGTAGAAAAAACTTTAAAAGAGCAGGGGGAGCGTTTGTTACTGGTGGAAACTTCTGGTTTACCAAACTTTGAGTTAACACGGAAGTTTTACCGCAAGCAGGGTTATGAAGAGGAAGCAAGAATTCGGGATTATTATAAACCTGGTGATGACAAGATTATTTTTCGGAAAGCATTGTAA
- a CDS encoding GNAT family N-acetyltransferase, protein MKIRKVKLTDRDEWARMRNSLWSDSLQEHLQYIDKYFSQQEVDIVEVFVVERTNGKLGGFIELNIRNYAEGTESKQVPYVEGWYIDSDIRGKGYGKKLIINAQSWAIENGFNELASDAEIENSISIAAHKALGFEEVDRIVCFIKKLK, encoded by the coding sequence ATGAAGATTAGAAAGGTTAAATTAACTGATAGAGATGAGTGGGCTAGAATGAGAAACTCGCTTTGGTCTGATTCTCTCCAAGAACATCTACAATATATCGATAAATACTTTTCCCAACAAGAAGTGGATATTGTTGAAGTCTTTGTTGTGGAAAGGACTAATGGTAAATTAGGTGGTTTTATTGAACTAAATATAAGGAACTACGCAGAAGGTACTGAATCAAAACAAGTTCCTTATGTGGAAGGATGGTATATTGATTCCGATATTAGAGGCAAGGGATACGGTAAAAAATTAATTATAAATGCCCAGAGTTGGGCAATAGAAAACGGTTTTAACGAATTAGCAAGCGATGCTGAAATTGAAAATTCAATTAGCATCGCCGCTCACAAAGCTCTAGGATTTGAAGAAGTTGATAGAATTGTCTGTTTTATCAAAAAGTTGAAGTAG
- a CDS encoding ATP-binding protein yields the protein MNSKPTLHFFCGKMASGKSTLSKSLANENNAILMAEDVWLSQLYPEEINDFNDYIKYSRRLKSILTQHIQDILIQGTSIVLDFPGNTPSQRNWFRSIFESVEANHLLHYIIASDELCKQQLIIRNKDKPEGAAFTTEAEFEAITEYFQPPTPEEKFNIKTYRKD from the coding sequence ATGAATTCAAAACCAACTTTACACTTCTTCTGTGGCAAAATGGCTAGTGGAAAATCAACTTTATCAAAATCCTTAGCTAATGAAAATAATGCGATTCTCATGGCTGAAGATGTTTGGTTATCTCAACTTTATCCAGAAGAAATTAATGATTTCAACGATTACATCAAATATTCGCGTCGATTAAAATCAATTTTGACTCAACATATCCAGGATATTCTTATTCAAGGTACATCAATTGTTCTTGATTTTCCCGGGAATACTCCATCACAACGCAATTGGTTTCGTTCAATCTTTGAATCGGTAGAAGCAAATCATTTACTTCATTACATAATTGCATCTGATGAGCTTTGTAAACAGCAATTAATCATCAGAAACAAAGATAAACCTGAAGGTGCAGCGTTTACTACCGAAGCAGAATTTGAAGCAATTACAGAATATTTTCAACCTCCGACACCAGAAGAGAAATTTAATATTAAGACTTATCGGAAGGATTGA
- a CDS encoding DUF3267 domain-containing protein has translation MKKDLSVSMVKANLYAVFAALPFIVILVGVDIYVGQRRNYFDELFSLEPKSFSLFMLAIFIGVIIHELIHGITWQFFSKKKSNAIRYGIDWKTMSPYAHCKEPMEIKAYRLGAVMPAIILGFLPAIVGILTGNSFIFIFGLVFILAAGGDILILWLIRNVKAGSLVEDHPKRAGCYVIDGNEV, from the coding sequence ATGAAAAAAGATTTGTCTGTCTCAATGGTAAAAGCTAATCTTTATGCTGTTTTTGCAGCTTTGCCATTTATAGTAATTTTAGTAGGTGTAGATATTTATGTAGGTCAACGGCGTAATTATTTCGATGAATTATTTAGTTTAGAACCAAAATCTTTTAGTCTTTTTATGTTAGCAATTTTTATAGGAGTTATAATTCACGAATTAATTCATGGAATAACTTGGCAATTCTTCAGTAAAAAGAAATCAAATGCTATAAGATATGGTATTGATTGGAAAACTATGTCACCTTATGCACATTGCAAAGAACCCATGGAAATTAAAGCCTATAGATTAGGGGCAGTAATGCCTGCAATAATATTAGGATTTTTACCAGCTATTGTCGGAATATTGACAGGTAATTCTTTTATTTTTATCTTTGGCTTAGTTTTTATATTAGCAGCAGGTGGAGATATTTTAATTCTATGGTTAATAAGGAATGTAAAAGCTGGTTCGCTCGTTGAAGATCATCCAAAAAGAGCTGGTTGTTACGTTATTGATGGAAACGAAGTTTGA
- a CDS encoding sensor histidine kinase, producing the protein MNIIPQENAILVVDDTHTNLKILFDLLSEQGYRVAIAKNGEAALEKLESYLPQLILLDVMMPGIDGFETCKRLKANPTTQDIPVIFMTALSDSADKLKGLNAGAVDYVTKPIHHEEVLARIRIHLQLRNLKTLEGMVSQRTSELTQTLDNLKRTQLQLVQKEKMSSLGKLVAGVAHEINNPVNFIHGNLKHIRQYSLGLLQLVELYQKHYPQPEKEIQDCAEELDLEFLQEDLSKIISSMTVGSDRIRQIVLSLRNFSRLDEAEFKPVDLHEGIESTLLILQHRLKASSKHPAIEVIRKYSELPIVECYSSKLNQVFMNILANAIDALEESMDSGNTQPLILISTSKLLDGWIEIRIADNGNGIPEQITDKIFDPFFTTKPVGSGTGLGLSISHQIVTEKHGGKLECYSTPSQGTEFVIQIKSNQQLSGLKASEHKEMSTPQN; encoded by the coding sequence ATGAATATTATTCCTCAAGAAAACGCAATTTTAGTAGTAGATGATACTCATACTAATTTAAAAATTTTATTTGATTTACTTAGCGAACAAGGCTACAGAGTAGCGATCGCTAAAAATGGAGAAGCAGCACTAGAAAAGTTAGAATCCTACCTACCCCAGTTGATTTTACTCGACGTGATGATGCCCGGAATTGACGGATTTGAAACTTGCAAGCGACTGAAAGCAAATCCGACTACCCAGGATATACCGGTTATTTTTATGACCGCACTTTCAGACAGCGCTGATAAACTCAAAGGGCTAAATGCTGGTGCTGTAGATTATGTTACAAAACCCATACATCATGAAGAAGTATTAGCACGCATTAGAATTCATTTACAATTAAGGAACTTGAAGACTTTGGAAGGTATGGTAAGCCAACGTACCTCAGAGTTGACTCAGACATTAGACAACCTCAAACGCACTCAACTGCAACTAGTACAAAAAGAAAAAATGTCCTCCCTGGGTAAACTAGTTGCAGGAGTTGCTCATGAAATTAACAACCCAGTGAATTTTATCCACGGCAACCTCAAGCATATTCGGCAATACAGCCTAGGTTTATTGCAGCTCGTGGAACTTTACCAAAAGCATTATCCCCAACCCGAAAAAGAGATTCAAGATTGCGCCGAAGAATTGGACTTAGAATTTTTACAAGAAGATTTAAGCAAGATTATCTCTTCCATGACAGTAGGTAGCGATCGCATTCGTCAAATTGTTCTTTCCCTAAGAAATTTCTCCCGTCTTGATGAAGCAGAATTCAAACCTGTGGATTTGCATGAGGGTATAGAAAGTACTTTGTTGATTTTACAACATCGCCTCAAAGCTAGTAGCAAACATCCTGCGATTGAAGTGATTCGGAAATATAGTGAATTACCAATCGTAGAGTGCTATTCGAGCAAATTAAACCAAGTATTCATGAATATTTTGGCAAATGCAATTGATGCTTTAGAAGAATCAATGGATAGTGGAAACACACAACCACTAATTTTGATTAGTACCAGTAAATTACTAGATGGATGGATAGAAATCCGCATAGCGGACAACGGAAACGGTATCCCAGAGCAAATCACTGACAAAATTTTCGACCCTTTCTTCACTACAAAACCCGTTGGCTCGGGTACTGGATTGGGATTATCTATTAGCCATCAAATCGTCACCGAGAAGCATGGTGGTAAGCTTGAATGTTACTCCACCCCCAGTCAAGGAACAGAATTTGTGATTCAAATTAAAAGTAATCAGCAGCTATCGGGATTAAAAGCATCTGAACATAAAGAAATGTCTACTCCCCAAAACTGA
- a CDS encoding efflux RND transporter permease subunit, protein MFTIFYRNSRLLILTIVLIAVWGISSYFTLPRLEDPELVSRSAVVTTFFPGADAERVEALVTEKIEDKLTEIEEIDSYESTSRTSSSIIQIELQDTVKKQQVDSVWTRIRNKIDEVKVELPDNIVEPELEAVKVKAYALITGLTWKQDDKPHYGIMRRQAEVFKERLEAISGTEEVEIFGDPQEEIIVEINPEALAGYNLTARDLSQQIALSDSKISAGQLRDKDNNLLIKVAGELETLAIIRQIPISFGSQGQFVTLQNIATVRKGIREPANELALLNGYPGVAVAVHVQSGTRLDLWSEVAEKKIAEFKSELPQTIGLPIIFTQSNYVTERLNSLILNLLLGAGLVFSVTVIMMGFKSALIVSSALPLSVFMVFGWMNWLNIPLHQMSITGLIVALGILIDNAIVMVDEVQNELRKGIKAKAAINHSIKNLAIPLLSSTLTTVLAFLPIALLPGSTGEFVGTIAITVIIAVCCSLFISLTIIPTFSAKLHRFRDTKQDNNKNKSWLQKGIFIPILNKLYRRTVTFTVAKPVISIFLALLIPIMGFIQAGSLRQQFFPAADRDQLQIEFELTSSVSLEKTQNLIKEIRKDIINNPEVKEIHWLLGSNIPSFYYNLTGGKEQQNNYAQALVQLNSLTSTSITKKLQTQLDKNFPSARIVVRQLEQGPPFAAPIEMRIYGSNIEKLQSLGEQVRQILVNIKDVTHTRASLDEIQPQIEVQLDEEQARLAGLNRTTIAQQLDSTLEGTIGGSILEGNEELPVRVRLGNQERGNLSQITSLDLLANSRNNQGNNPLAAVPLSSLGKVQLKPELAQITHYNGQRVNTIQGFLNAGILPAEILSQFQTKLEDFKSSLPPNYRFEFGGEQEQRNDAVGGLVSTVGVLIILMIATLVLSLGSFQLAGVIGIVAVASFGLGLFSIWLFGYPFGFNPIIGSVGLIGVAVNDSIVVLSAISNHPIAKTGNPKAIQKVVLHSTRHVLTTTLTTAIGFVPLLLSGGEFWPPLAVAIAGGVVGATLLALYFVPAAYYLIKSRFGKKRFSTIKMVIDSQS, encoded by the coding sequence ATGTTTACTATTTTTTATCGAAATTCTCGTTTACTAATTCTAACTATTGTCTTAATAGCCGTCTGGGGTATTTCTTCTTATTTTACTTTACCGAGATTAGAAGACCCGGAATTAGTTTCTCGTAGTGCTGTAGTTACTACTTTTTTTCCTGGTGCAGATGCTGAAAGAGTTGAAGCTTTGGTTACGGAGAAAATCGAAGATAAGTTAACGGAAATTGAAGAAATTGATAGTTATGAATCTACTTCTCGGACTAGTAGTTCTATTATTCAGATTGAATTACAGGATACTGTCAAAAAACAACAAGTTGATTCGGTTTGGACGCGGATTAGAAATAAAATAGATGAGGTAAAAGTCGAATTACCAGATAATATCGTAGAGCCAGAATTAGAAGCAGTAAAAGTAAAGGCTTATGCTTTAATTACTGGCTTAACTTGGAAGCAAGATGATAAGCCTCATTATGGAATTATGCGACGACAAGCAGAGGTTTTTAAGGAACGTTTAGAAGCTATTTCGGGAACAGAGGAAGTTGAAATTTTTGGCGACCCCCAAGAGGAGATTATAGTAGAAATTAATCCCGAAGCTTTGGCTGGCTACAATTTAACAGCGAGGGATTTATCACAACAAATTGCTTTGAGTGATTCTAAAATTTCTGCGGGACAATTGCGAGATAAAGATAATAATTTATTGATTAAAGTTGCAGGAGAATTAGAAACTTTAGCGATAATCAGACAAATTCCCATTAGTTTTGGTTCTCAAGGTCAATTTGTAACTTTACAAAATATCGCTACTGTTAGGAAGGGAATTAGAGAACCAGCAAACGAACTTGCTTTATTAAATGGTTATCCTGGTGTTGCTGTAGCGGTTCACGTTCAGTCAGGAACAAGACTTGATTTATGGTCGGAAGTTGCTGAGAAAAAGATAGCTGAATTTAAATCGGAATTACCTCAAACTATTGGTTTACCGATTATTTTTACTCAAAGTAATTATGTTACCGAAAGATTAAATAGTTTAATTTTGAATTTACTTTTAGGAGCGGGTTTAGTTTTCAGTGTAACTGTAATTATGATGGGTTTCAAAAGCGCTTTAATTGTGAGTTCTGCTTTACCTTTATCGGTATTCATGGTGTTTGGTTGGATGAATTGGTTAAATATTCCTCTCCATCAAATGTCGATTACGGGATTGATTGTTGCTTTGGGAATTTTGATTGATAATGCGATTGTAATGGTGGATGAGGTGCAAAATGAATTACGCAAGGGAATTAAAGCCAAAGCAGCGATAAATCACAGTATCAAAAATTTAGCAATACCGTTGTTAAGTTCGACATTAACCACCGTTCTAGCTTTTTTACCAATTGCATTATTACCGGGAAGTACGGGAGAATTTGTAGGAACGATTGCAATTACTGTGATTATTGCTGTTTGCTGTTCTCTGTTTATTTCTTTGACGATTATTCCTACTTTCAGCGCTAAATTGCATCGGTTTCGGGATACTAAACAAGATAATAATAAAAATAAATCTTGGCTACAAAAAGGTATTTTTATTCCAATTCTGAATAAGTTATATCGACGTACCGTAACATTTACAGTTGCTAAACCCGTTATCTCAATATTCCTAGCTTTATTAATTCCAATCATGGGTTTTATCCAAGCAGGTAGTCTCAGACAACAATTCTTTCCAGCAGCAGATAGAGACCAACTACAAATTGAATTTGAATTAACCTCTTCCGTATCCTTAGAAAAAACTCAAAATTTAATTAAAGAAATCCGCAAAGACATTATCAATAATCCAGAAGTTAAAGAAATTCACTGGTTACTAGGTAGCAATATTCCTTCCTTTTACTACAACTTAACTGGTGGAAAAGAACAGCAAAATAATTACGCTCAAGCATTAGTACAATTAAATTCATTGACCTCAACTTCCATAACCAAAAAATTACAAACCCAATTAGATAAAAACTTTCCTTCAGCGAGAATTGTTGTCAGACAATTAGAACAGGGACCTCCTTTTGCTGCTCCCATCGAAATGCGGATTTATGGTTCTAATATCGAAAAATTACAATCACTAGGAGAACAAGTTAGACAAATTTTAGTAAATATCAAAGACGTAACCCATACCCGTGCAAGTTTAGATGAAATTCAACCACAAATCGAGGTTCAACTAGACGAAGAACAAGCGCGTTTAGCAGGATTAAATCGGACAACAATCGCTCAACAATTAGATAGTACTTTAGAAGGAACTATCGGCGGTTCAATATTAGAAGGAAACGAAGAATTACCCGTCAGAGTTCGTTTGGGAAATCAAGAACGAGGAAACTTATCTCAAATTACTTCTTTAGATTTATTAGCTAACTCTCGTAATAATCAAGGAAATAATCCTCTGGCTGCTGTTCCTTTATCTTCCTTGGGTAAAGTTCAATTAAAACCAGAACTTGCTCAAATTACTCACTACAACGGACAAAGAGTTAACACCATTCAAGGTTTCCTCAATGCTGGAATATTACCAGCAGAAATTTTAAGTCAATTTCAAACCAAATTAGAAGATTTCAAATCATCATTACCCCCAAATTATAGATTTGAATTCGGAGGAGAACAAGAACAAAGAAATGATGCTGTTGGTGGTTTAGTTTCCACCGTAGGAGTTTTAATTATTCTGATGATAGCGACATTAGTACTTTCCCTGGGTTCGTTTCAACTAGCAGGTGTTATCGGAATAGTTGCTGTAGCATCCTTTGGTTTGGGTTTGTTTTCTATCTGGTTATTTGGTTATCCCTTCGGTTTCAATCCAATTATTGGTTCGGTAGGTTTAATTGGTGTAGCAGTCAACGACTCGATTGTAGTTCTCAGCGCTATTTCTAATCATCCCATCGCAAAAACAGGGAATCCCAAAGCTATTCAAAAAGTAGTATTACATTCGACTCGTCACGTACTAACAACAACACTGACAACCGCAATCGGATTTGTTCCATTGTTGTTATCTGGTGGGGAATTTTGGCCACCCTTAGCTGTGGCAATTGCTGGTGGTGTTGTTGGTGCTACTTTACTTGCTCTTTATTTCGTTCCTGCTGCTTATTATTTGATAAAGTCGCGGTTTGGGAAGAAGCGGTTTTCAACGATTAAGATGGTGATTGATTCACAAAGTTAA
- a CDS encoding ATP-binding protein, whose translation MSVIVKRFMGMFLPVAVFLGAIFTGFYENKKNSDRRAIAIAENQSVRIKAGSLADRFSFVRADLMILSTWREANIILSPQILSKNRDEYRQLIANQFLVISKQKEVFDQIRIIDISGKEKVRVNFNQGKPGIVPEKYLQNQSQRYWFQNSLGLEEGEVFISPMDLNVERGKIEQPIKPMIRFTTPIFNDGKMQGMVILNYLAKDILNKLEQEKTTTIGQTFLLNAQGYWLKSTQPKDEWGFMYKERKNITFSNQFPEVWKQISNLQTGQLETPYGLFSFTTIYPLQDIWSSESNIGISNFSDLSQGTVDAKSYKWKLVTFVPTAVLEQQVRSIIPILLIVYTGVMGFLALVLWLLTNLWSKRQEAIAELQQMGVQLAGANADLEQRVIERTTQLQQAKELAEVANRSKSEFLANMNHELRTPLNGILGYTQILQRDSKIAAKDRQGLTTIYQCASHLLTLINDILDFSKLEVQKMELYPQDFHLGNFLRATVDICCIKAEQKNIFLDYQPDEQLPVAVRADDKRLRQVLLNLLSNAVKFTDEGGVSFRVEVLSNAVNSQQTCQIRFLVKDSGIGIPPDKLTKIFLPFEQAGKHLHNTEGTGLGLAISRQILQMIGSDIQVESILGKGSTFWFDLELPLANEWFTTQKEFSSLRITGYQGNRLTIVVVDDRQANRDVVINILEPLGFRVIAAENGEQGLEKIIQIQPDLVITDAIMPVMDGLEMTRHLRQMPNFSTMPIVASSAQLSRVNPQEAKDSGCTGFLAKPFEIADLLQILQKYLAIEWIEDSKQNLEAPSQETQQTEIVIPPKESLTVIYQAAKQGFIGDVQQEANRLKQIDRQYIPFADKLLQLSHNLDDIAILDLIKPLV comes from the coding sequence ATGTCTGTAATTGTCAAGCGGTTTATGGGTATGTTTTTACCAGTAGCCGTATTTTTGGGAGCTATATTTACAGGGTTTTATGAAAATAAAAAGAATAGCGATCGCCGTGCAATTGCCATTGCTGAAAACCAGAGCGTTCGCATTAAAGCAGGAAGTTTAGCAGATCGTTTTAGTTTCGTGCGGGCTGATTTGATGATTCTGTCAACTTGGCGTGAGGCAAATATTATACTAAGTCCTCAGATTTTGTCAAAAAATAGAGATGAGTATCGACAATTGATTGCCAATCAATTTCTGGTTATATCGAAGCAGAAAGAGGTATTCGATCAGATACGCATCATTGATATTTCTGGTAAAGAAAAGGTAAGGGTGAATTTTAACCAAGGAAAGCCTGGAATTGTCCCAGAAAAATATCTACAAAATCAATCCCAACGCTACTGGTTTCAGAATAGCCTTGGCTTGGAGGAGGGAGAAGTTTTTATTTCACCAATGGATTTAAACGTAGAGCGGGGAAAGATTGAACAACCAATCAAGCCGATGATTCGCTTTACTACTCCTATTTTTAATGATGGAAAAATGCAAGGTATGGTTATCCTTAATTACCTCGCAAAAGATATCTTAAACAAATTAGAGCAGGAAAAAACCACTACTATCGGTCAAACTTTTCTACTGAATGCACAAGGGTATTGGTTGAAAAGTACACAACCAAAAGATGAGTGGGGCTTCATGTATAAGGAACGCAAAAATATTACCTTTAGCAATCAGTTCCCGGAAGTATGGAAGCAGATATCAAACCTGCAAACTGGTCAGTTAGAGACACCATATGGTTTATTTAGCTTTACCACAATCTACCCCCTGCAAGATATTTGGAGTTCGGAATCAAATATAGGAATTTCTAACTTTTCTGACTTGAGTCAAGGAACTGTGGATGCTAAATCCTATAAATGGAAGTTGGTTACTTTTGTACCAACAGCGGTATTAGAGCAGCAGGTGCGTTCTATTATCCCGATTCTGCTGATTGTCTATACGGGTGTAATGGGATTTTTAGCTTTGGTTTTATGGTTGCTAACTAATTTGTGGAGCAAACGTCAAGAAGCAATAGCAGAATTACAGCAAATGGGAGTCCAGTTGGCAGGTGCAAACGCCGATTTAGAACAAAGGGTTATAGAGCGCACTACCCAATTACAACAAGCAAAAGAACTCGCAGAAGTCGCCAACCGTTCCAAGAGTGAATTTCTCGCCAATATGAACCACGAACTGAGAACCCCTCTCAACGGAATCTTAGGCTACACGCAAATTCTTCAACGGGATTCCAAAATCGCAGCTAAAGATCGACAAGGATTAACTACTATTTACCAATGCGCTTCTCATCTGTTGACATTAATCAACGACATTCTCGACTTTTCCAAATTAGAAGTGCAAAAAATGGAACTTTATCCCCAAGATTTCCATTTAGGTAATTTCCTTAGAGCTACTGTTGATATTTGTTGCATAAAAGCCGAGCAAAAAAATATTTTTCTTGATTATCAACCCGACGAGCAACTACCCGTTGCTGTCCGTGCTGACGATAAACGTTTGAGGCAGGTATTACTAAATTTACTTAGTAACGCTGTTAAATTTACTGATGAAGGAGGGGTTTCCTTCCGGGTTGAGGTATTGTCAAATGCAGTCAATTCCCAGCAAACTTGTCAGATTCGTTTCTTGGTAAAAGACAGCGGTATTGGTATTCCCCCAGATAAACTGACCAAAATTTTCTTACCCTTTGAGCAAGCTGGCAAACACCTGCATAACACCGAAGGAACCGGATTGGGGCTAGCAATTAGCCGCCAAATTCTACAAATGATCGGAAGTGATATTCAAGTTGAGAGCATATTGGGAAAGGGTAGTACTTTTTGGTTTGACTTGGAATTACCCCTTGCGAATGAATGGTTTACTACTCAAAAGGAATTTTCTTCCTTAAGAATTACTGGTTATCAAGGCAATCGTTTAACCATTGTTGTAGTAGACGATCGTCAAGCAAACCGGGATGTTGTCATTAATATATTAGAACCTTTGGGCTTCCGAGTCATTGCAGCAGAAAATGGAGAGCAAGGGCTGGAGAAAATCATCCAAATTCAACCAGATTTAGTCATTACAGATGCAATCATGCCAGTTATGGATGGGTTGGAAATGACTCGCCATTTACGGCAAATGCCAAATTTTTCCACAATGCCGATTGTCGCTTCTTCTGCACAGCTATCGCGGGTTAACCCCCAAGAAGCAAAAGATTCTGGCTGTACGGGTTTCCTAGCTAAACCCTTTGAAATTGCAGACTTGTTACAAATATTGCAAAAATATTTAGCAATTGAGTGGATTGAAGATAGCAAGCAAAATCTAGAAGCACCATCTCAAGAAACTCAACAGACAGAAATTGTCATACCACCCAAAGAATCATTGACAGTTATTTACCAAGCTGCAAAGCAAGGTTTTATCGGGGATGTGCAGCAGGAAGCGAATCGTCTCAAACAAATTGATCGTCAATACATTCCCTTTGCCGACAAATTGCTTCAGTTAAGTCATAACTTAGACGATATAGCCATTCTCGATTTAATCAAGCCTTTAGTTTAA